A genomic segment from Myxococcota bacterium encodes:
- a CDS encoding SLC13 family permease → MTAAAWATSCVVVAMFALMVRGTSPAIAVVGALVALLSLGVVDERRAFAGFANAAPMTVAALYVVARAVERSGVLRPLLRGAVVAGEAPVRGLLRLLVPSAAASAFLNNTPILAVLMPGILRASEAQRVPPSRTLMPLSFAVVLGGVATTLGTSTNLVVSGLLDAAGGEPLGVFEISRVGAPLAALGVALLAWTAPRLLPDRDSPRSRLAAAEREFVVRMLVDPRGPLVGRTVEAARLRSLERVFLAQIERAGEPLAPATPETVLQAGDHLLFVGEARDVAELRAHAGLVSAEHSHLLGLDGNAHGLVEVVLGPASPLLGRTPKEVGFRARYGAAIVGIHREGAPVAAKLGAVKLRLGDTLLLLADEGFSARWSDRPDFVVVADDDATPVRPRGVRGVLPAAIAFGVVVVAGSGALPILHASLLGALAVVATRALTVHEARASIEIDVLVVIAASFGIGAAIEDSGLAAALAHRVVEGASGLGWRFALAAVVLATFALTEFISNNAAAALVFPIAVATATEVGIEPRRFAIAVAVAASCSFLTPIGYQTNLMVYGPGGYRFGDYARLGLPLSALTFAWIIAAA, encoded by the coding sequence GTGACCGCCGCGGCATGGGCCACCTCGTGCGTCGTCGTCGCGATGTTCGCGCTCATGGTGCGCGGGACGTCGCCGGCGATCGCGGTCGTCGGCGCGCTCGTCGCGCTCCTCTCGCTCGGCGTCGTCGACGAGCGGCGCGCCTTCGCCGGCTTCGCGAACGCGGCGCCGATGACGGTCGCCGCGCTCTACGTGGTCGCGCGCGCCGTCGAGCGCAGCGGCGTACTCCGACCCCTGCTGCGCGGCGCCGTCGTCGCCGGAGAGGCTCCCGTGCGGGGCCTGCTGCGCCTGCTCGTGCCCTCCGCCGCCGCCTCCGCGTTCCTCAACAACACACCCATCCTCGCGGTGCTGATGCCCGGGATCCTGCGCGCTTCCGAGGCGCAGCGCGTCCCGCCTTCGCGCACGCTGATGCCGCTGTCGTTCGCGGTCGTGCTCGGCGGCGTGGCGACGACGCTCGGCACGTCGACGAACCTCGTCGTCTCGGGATTGCTCGACGCGGCGGGCGGCGAGCCGCTCGGCGTGTTCGAGATCTCGCGCGTCGGCGCGCCGCTCGCCGCGCTCGGCGTCGCGCTGCTCGCGTGGACGGCGCCGCGCCTCTTGCCGGACCGGGACTCGCCGCGCAGCCGCCTCGCTGCCGCCGAGCGCGAGTTCGTCGTGCGCATGCTCGTCGACCCGCGCGGCCCGCTCGTCGGGCGCACCGTCGAGGCGGCGCGCCTGCGCAGCCTCGAGCGGGTCTTCCTCGCGCAGATCGAGCGCGCGGGCGAGCCGCTCGCGCCGGCCACGCCGGAGACCGTGCTGCAGGCGGGCGACCACCTGCTCTTCGTCGGCGAGGCGCGCGACGTGGCCGAGCTCCGCGCGCACGCGGGCCTCGTGTCGGCCGAGCACTCGCACCTGCTCGGGCTCGACGGCAACGCGCACGGGCTCGTCGAGGTCGTGCTCGGTCCCGCTTCACCGCTGCTCGGGAGGACACCCAAGGAGGTCGGCTTCCGCGCGCGCTACGGCGCGGCGATCGTCGGCATCCACCGCGAGGGCGCGCCCGTCGCGGCGAAGCTCGGCGCCGTGAAGCTGCGACTCGGCGATACGTTGCTGCTGCTCGCCGACGAGGGATTCTCCGCGCGCTGGAGCGACCGCCCGGACTTCGTCGTCGTCGCCGACGACGACGCCACGCCGGTGCGGCCCCGCGGCGTTCGCGGCGTGCTGCCGGCGGCGATCGCCTTCGGCGTCGTCGTCGTCGCGGGCAGCGGCGCGCTGCCGATCCTGCACGCGTCCTTGCTCGGCGCGCTCGCCGTCGTCGCGACGCGCGCACTCACGGTGCACGAGGCGCGCGCGTCGATCGAGATCGACGTGCTCGTCGTCATCGCGGCGTCCTTCGGCATCGGCGCCGCGATCGAGGACTCCGGGCTCGCCGCTGCGCTCGCGCATCGCGTCGTCGAGGGCGCGTCCGGCCTCGGCTGGCGCTTCGCCCTCGCGGCCGTCGTGCTCGCCACGTTCGCGCTGACCGAGTTCATCTCGAACAACGCCGCCGCCGCGCTCGTGTTCCCGATCGCCGTGGCCACCGCGACCGAGGTCGGCATCGAGCCGCGGCGCTTCGCGATCGCGGTCGCCGTCGCCGCCTCGTGCTCGTTCCTCACGCCCATCGGCTACCAGACGAACCTGATGGTCTACGGACCGGGCGGCTACCGCTTCGGCGACTACGCGCGGCTCGGCCTCCCGCTCAGCGCGCTCACCTTCGCCTGGATCATCGCCGCCGCCTAA
- a CDS encoding MFS transporter gives MSPDAPRGRGLLGAFGVYRDARLLAIFGMGIASGLPLLLTTSTLAYWLAREGLDTTSIGLFAAVGLPYALKFLWAPVLDRVAWPGIGRLGRRRSWILATQAGLVAAILALGGAEPAARPLATGLLALAIAFLSATQDVAVDAYRIEILGTHEQGPGAAATQAGYRVGLVLAGAGAIALSDFVAWNLVFASLAGVQALAMLFVVAAPEPAPTAGASIADAPIARAWVEPLADVLRWPRVGAILAFALLYKLGDAVAGAMASPFYVDLGFSGVEIASVTKVAGVAAQVVGIAAGGVLVARARLGPALLVGGVLQAATNLLFSWLAGEGHDVAALAVAVVADSFTGGVAATAFVAYFSGWSRGPYSASQYALLTSLMALGRALFGAASGWLAAELGWGAFFALTAALALPGLALIAVVPQPGERGERS, from the coding sequence GTGAGCCCGGACGCGCCGCGCGGGCGCGGGCTCCTCGGTGCCTTCGGTGTCTATCGCGACGCCCGCCTGCTCGCGATCTTCGGCATGGGCATCGCGAGCGGGCTGCCTCTCCTGCTCACGACGTCGACGCTCGCCTACTGGCTCGCGCGCGAAGGCCTCGACACGACGTCGATCGGCCTGTTCGCCGCGGTGGGCCTGCCGTACGCGCTCAAGTTCCTGTGGGCGCCGGTGCTCGATCGCGTCGCGTGGCCCGGCATCGGGCGCCTCGGCCGGCGACGCTCGTGGATCCTCGCGACGCAGGCCGGGCTCGTCGCGGCGATCCTCGCGCTCGGCGGCGCCGAGCCCGCGGCGCGGCCGCTCGCGACCGGCCTGCTGGCCCTCGCGATCGCCTTCCTGTCCGCGACGCAGGACGTCGCCGTCGACGCGTATCGCATCGAGATCCTGGGGACGCACGAGCAGGGGCCGGGCGCGGCCGCGACACAGGCGGGCTATCGCGTCGGCCTCGTGCTGGCCGGTGCGGGTGCGATCGCGCTCTCGGACTTCGTCGCCTGGAACCTCGTCTTCGCGTCGCTCGCGGGCGTGCAGGCGCTCGCGATGCTCTTCGTCGTCGCCGCGCCCGAGCCCGCGCCGACCGCGGGCGCCTCGATCGCGGACGCGCCGATCGCGCGCGCGTGGGTCGAGCCGCTCGCCGACGTGCTCCGCTGGCCGCGCGTCGGTGCCATCCTCGCGTTCGCACTGCTGTACAAGCTCGGCGACGCGGTCGCGGGCGCGATGGCGAGCCCGTTCTACGTCGACCTCGGGTTCTCGGGCGTCGAGATCGCGAGCGTGACGAAGGTGGCGGGCGTCGCCGCGCAGGTCGTCGGCATCGCGGCGGGCGGCGTGCTCGTCGCGCGCGCGCGGCTCGGGCCGGCGCTCCTCGTCGGCGGCGTGCTGCAGGCGGCGACGAACCTGCTGTTCTCGTGGCTCGCGGGCGAAGGCCACGACGTCGCCGCGCTCGCGGTGGCCGTCGTCGCGGACAGCTTCACGGGCGGCGTCGCTGCCACGGCCTTCGTCGCGTACTTCTCGGGCTGGAGCCGCGGGCCGTACAGCGCGTCGCAGTACGCGCTCCTCACGTCGCTCATGGCGCTCGGGCGCGCGCTCTTCGGCGCGGCCTCCGGGTGGCTCGCCGCAGAGCTCGGATGGGGCGCGTTCTTCGCGCTCACCGCCGCGCTCGCGCTTCCCGGCCTCGCGCTGATCGCCGTGGTGCCGCAGCCCGGCGAGCGCGGGGAACGTAGTTAG
- a CDS encoding acyl-CoA dehydrogenase family protein: MDLDLTEEQQMIVDMTRSMLEEHSTAETVRLMEDDPKGYPDDLWKQMGELGLNGILIPESYGGGGMTLFDAALVYEEIGRAMAPVPHFVSCVMGAGVLLAAGSDEQKQEWLPKIASGDAILTPAWLEPDRGYGERGIALRAKADGGDFVLDGVKRHVGYASSADRLIVLARTDAGVDLFLVDPQAKGVTMKHVLAQGRDPQYRVELAGVRVPASARIGAPGTGWATWNAAMHDGIVLLAASAVGGAQRCLEETVDYAKQRVQFDKPLGAFQALAHYMADASTRIDGGRVLVWEAAWNRAQGREVARLAPMAKLFCCETYRETTRVCAQIWGGVAFTIEYDQQMFFRRAKALQLSWWDTPYLEELVAADVLD, from the coding sequence ATGGACCTCGACCTCACCGAAGAGCAGCAGATGATCGTCGACATGACGCGCTCGATGCTCGAAGAGCACTCGACCGCGGAGACGGTCCGTCTGATGGAAGACGACCCGAAGGGCTACCCCGACGACCTGTGGAAGCAGATGGGCGAGCTCGGGCTGAACGGCATCCTGATCCCCGAGTCGTACGGCGGCGGCGGCATGACGCTGTTCGACGCCGCGCTCGTGTACGAGGAGATCGGCCGCGCGATGGCGCCCGTCCCGCACTTCGTCTCGTGCGTGATGGGCGCGGGCGTGCTGCTCGCCGCGGGGAGCGACGAGCAGAAGCAGGAGTGGCTGCCGAAGATCGCGAGCGGCGACGCCATCCTGACGCCGGCCTGGCTCGAGCCCGACCGCGGCTACGGCGAGCGCGGCATCGCACTTCGCGCGAAGGCCGACGGGGGCGACTTCGTGCTCGACGGCGTGAAGCGCCACGTCGGCTACGCGAGCTCGGCCGATCGCCTGATCGTGCTGGCGCGCACCGACGCGGGCGTCGACCTCTTCCTCGTCGATCCGCAGGCGAAGGGCGTGACGATGAAGCACGTGCTCGCGCAGGGCCGCGACCCGCAGTACCGCGTCGAGCTCGCGGGCGTGCGCGTTCCCGCGAGCGCGCGCATCGGTGCGCCGGGAACCGGATGGGCGACGTGGAACGCCGCGATGCACGACGGCATCGTGCTGCTCGCGGCCTCCGCGGTCGGCGGCGCGCAGCGCTGCCTCGAGGAGACCGTCGACTACGCCAAGCAGCGCGTGCAGTTCGACAAGCCGCTCGGCGCCTTCCAGGCCCTCGCGCACTACATGGCCGACGCGTCGACGCGCATCGACGGCGGCCGCGTGCTCGTGTGGGAGGCGGCCTGGAACCGCGCGCAGGGGCGCGAGGTCGCGCGCCTCGCCCCGATGGCGAAGCTCTTCTGCTGCGAGACCTATCGCGAGACGACGCGCGTGTGCGCCCAGATCTGGGGCGGCGTCGCGTTCACCATCGAGTACGACCAGCAGATGTTCTTCCGGCGCGCCAAGGCGCTCCAGCTCTCCTGGTGGGACACGCCCTACCTCGAGGAGCTCGTCGCGGCGGACGTGCTCGACTGA